The Streptomyces tendae genome has a window encoding:
- a CDS encoding SDR family oxidoreductase, translated as MTVDRHGQGGSSAGAHCLVTGASGYIGGRLVPDLLETGHRVRCLARSPDKLRDHPWAPDVETVRGDVTDAASVAAAMDGVDVAYYLVHALGTGGDFEETDRRAARTFAEQAHAAGVRRIVYLGGLTPQGVPEHTLSPHLRSRAEVGRIFLDSPVPATVLRAAVVIGSGSASFEMLRYLTERLPVMVTPSWVHTRTQPVAVRDVLRYLVASATMPADVDRAFDIGGPDVLTYRDMMRRYAAVAGLRRRVIVPVPVLTPRLSSHWVGLVTPVPAGIARPLTESLRHEVVCREHDIAAYVPDAPGRPLPFDEALELALRRVREAQVATRWSSAAVPGAPSDPLPTDPDWAGGSLYRDERHRAVSASPEALWKVIEGIGGENGWYSFPLAWAVRGWLDRIVGGVGLRRGRRDPQRLRAGDSLDFWRVEEIEPGRLLRLRAEMRLPGLAWLEMRVETDGAGRTAYRQRALFHPRGLLGHAYWWSVSPFHAVVFGGMARNITRAAAGGNAPGGATGAGRVRRTRRRRAGVPN; from the coding sequence ATGACCGTGGACAGGCACGGCCAAGGAGGAAGCAGCGCGGGAGCGCACTGCCTCGTCACCGGGGCGTCGGGGTACATCGGCGGGCGGCTGGTCCCCGATCTCCTCGAGACCGGCCACCGGGTCCGGTGCCTGGCCCGCTCCCCCGACAAGCTCCGCGACCACCCCTGGGCGCCGGACGTCGAGACGGTACGCGGCGACGTCACCGACGCCGCCTCCGTCGCCGCGGCCATGGACGGCGTCGACGTGGCGTACTACCTGGTCCACGCGCTCGGCACGGGCGGCGACTTCGAGGAGACCGACCGCCGCGCGGCCCGCACCTTCGCCGAGCAGGCGCACGCGGCCGGGGTGCGCCGCATCGTCTACCTCGGCGGGCTCACCCCGCAGGGCGTGCCGGAGCACACGCTGTCCCCGCATCTGCGGTCCCGGGCAGAGGTCGGCCGCATCTTCCTCGACTCCCCCGTCCCCGCCACCGTGCTGCGGGCCGCCGTCGTCATCGGCTCGGGGTCGGCGTCGTTCGAGATGCTGCGCTACCTGACCGAGCGGCTGCCGGTCATGGTCACCCCCAGTTGGGTGCACACCCGCACGCAGCCCGTCGCGGTCCGCGACGTGTTGCGCTACCTCGTCGCGTCGGCCACCATGCCGGCCGACGTCGACCGGGCCTTCGACATCGGCGGCCCCGACGTCCTGACGTACCGTGACATGATGCGCCGCTACGCCGCGGTGGCGGGCCTGCGGCGGCGCGTCATCGTGCCCGTACCGGTGCTCACGCCCCGCCTGTCGAGCCACTGGGTGGGGCTGGTGACCCCCGTTCCGGCGGGCATCGCGCGGCCCCTGACGGAGTCGCTGCGCCACGAGGTGGTGTGCCGTGAGCACGACATCGCCGCGTACGTGCCCGACGCTCCCGGCCGGCCGCTGCCCTTCGACGAGGCGCTGGAGCTGGCCCTGCGGCGGGTGCGGGAGGCGCAGGTCGCCACCCGCTGGTCGTCGGCCGCCGTGCCGGGCGCCCCCAGCGACCCCCTGCCCACCGACCCGGACTGGGCCGGCGGCAGCCTCTACCGGGACGAACGGCACCGGGCGGTGTCCGCGTCGCCGGAGGCGCTGTGGAAGGTGATCGAGGGCATCGGCGGCGAGAACGGCTGGTACTCCTTCCCCCTGGCGTGGGCGGTCCGCGGCTGGCTGGACCGGATCGTCGGCGGGGTGGGGCTGCGGCGCGGACGGCGTGACCCGCAGCGGCTGCGGGCCGGCGACTCGCTGGACTTCTGGCGGGTGGAGGAGATCGAGCCGGGACGGCTGCTGCGGCTGCGGGCCGAGATGCGGCTGCCGGGCCTGGCGTGGCTGGAGATGCGCGTGGAGACGGACGGCGCGGGGCGCACCGCCTACCGGCAGCGCGCCCTGTTCCACCCGCGGGGCCTGCTGGGCCACGCCTACTGGTGGTCCGTCTCACCTTTCCACGCCGTGGTGTTCGGCGGCATGGCCCGCAACATCACCCGGGCCGCGGCGGGCGGGAACGCACCGGGCGGCGCGACGGGTGCCGGACGCGTGCGGAGGACCCGCCGACGACGGGCGGGCGTCCCGAACTAG
- a CDS encoding polyprenyl synthetase family protein has translation MRELRSATEEPAERAGGPLTADAATRAVVRILGEVLDARMSEAYDVDAVFAREVAGRVSAFARRGGKRLRTAFAWCGWRAGGGSGDPVPLLRTGAALELVQTCALVHDDVMDGSHLRRGAPAVHVDLARLHRAEDMAGSAETFGHSAAVLAGDLALAWADDLMTDIVLDSPHGPRVYREWRAMRGEMVAGQYRDLQAQAAGASGVDEALTIATLKSALYTVERPLALGASLAGADEPVMTALRAAGRCTGLAFQLRDDLLGAFGDPALTGKPVGDDLRARKLTYLLAVALELGRANGDEEAVALLSPGSATLPDRAVEGVRAALERTGARDEVESKIAELADSALRHFDETGAPPAVRREFAALVARASGITTGCVREAV, from the coding sequence ATGCGTGAACTGCGGTCGGCGACGGAGGAACCGGCGGAACGGGCCGGTGGACCGCTCACCGCCGACGCCGCCACCCGGGCCGTGGTGCGGATCCTGGGCGAGGTGCTGGACGCGCGGATGTCCGAGGCGTACGACGTCGACGCGGTGTTCGCCCGGGAGGTCGCGGGCCGGGTCTCCGCGTTCGCCCGGCGCGGCGGGAAGCGGCTGCGTACGGCGTTCGCCTGGTGCGGGTGGCGGGCCGGCGGCGGCTCGGGCGACCCGGTGCCTCTGCTGCGGACGGGCGCCGCGCTGGAACTGGTGCAGACGTGTGCGCTGGTGCACGACGACGTGATGGACGGGTCGCATCTGCGCCGAGGGGCGCCCGCGGTGCACGTGGACCTGGCGCGGTTGCACCGGGCGGAGGACATGGCGGGCAGCGCGGAGACGTTCGGGCACTCGGCGGCGGTGCTGGCCGGTGACCTGGCGCTGGCCTGGGCCGACGACCTGATGACGGACATCGTTCTCGACTCGCCGCACGGGCCCCGGGTGTACCGGGAGTGGCGGGCGATGCGGGGCGAGATGGTGGCCGGGCAGTACCGCGACCTCCAGGCGCAGGCGGCCGGCGCGTCCGGTGTCGACGAGGCACTGACGATCGCGACGCTCAAGAGCGCCCTGTACACGGTGGAGCGGCCGCTGGCGCTCGGCGCGTCGCTGGCCGGGGCGGACGAGCCGGTCATGACGGCGCTGCGGGCGGCCGGCCGCTGCACCGGGCTGGCCTTCCAGCTGCGGGACGACCTGCTCGGCGCCTTCGGCGACCCCGCGCTGACGGGCAAGCCGGTGGGTGACGACCTGCGCGCGCGCAAGCTGACGTATCTGCTGGCCGTCGCCCTGGAGCTGGGCCGGGCCAACGGGGACGAGGAGGCCGTGGCGCTCCTCTCCCCCGGCTCCGCCACCCTGCCGGACCGTGCCGTGGAGGGCGTACGGGCGGCGCTGGAGCGGACCGGTGCCCGGGACGAGGTGGAGTCGAAGATCGCGGAGCTGGCGGACTCGGCGCTGCGGCACTTCGACGAGACCGGCGCGCCGCCCGCGGTGCGGCGGGAGTTCGCGGCGCTGGTCGCCCGCGCGTCGGGGATCACCACGGGGTGCGTGCGGGAAGCGGTGTGA
- a CDS encoding Dps family protein, which translates to MPSQPSDPSYTVPGLRTQDSGRIIELLQMRLHSLNDLHLTLKHIHWNVVGPHFIAVHEMIDPQVDKVRDMTDDLAERISTLGGEPNGTPGALVHARTWNDYSIGRAEAMEHLGALDLVYTSVIEDHREAMRETEEADPVTQDMLIEQLRGLELFQWFVRAHLESGGGRLSTRGATTETGAAGQAAEQARHQP; encoded by the coding sequence GTGCCGTCACAGCCCAGCGACCCCTCGTACACCGTGCCGGGCCTGCGCACCCAGGACAGCGGACGGATCATCGAGCTGCTGCAGATGCGACTCCACTCGCTGAACGACCTCCACCTGACCTTGAAGCACATCCACTGGAACGTCGTCGGACCCCACTTCATCGCCGTGCACGAGATGATCGACCCGCAGGTCGACAAGGTGCGGGACATGACCGACGACCTCGCCGAGCGGATCTCCACCCTCGGCGGCGAGCCCAACGGCACCCCCGGCGCCCTGGTGCACGCGCGGACCTGGAACGACTACTCCATCGGCCGGGCCGAGGCGATGGAGCACCTGGGCGCGCTGGACCTGGTGTACACGTCCGTCATCGAGGACCACCGGGAGGCGATGCGGGAGACCGAGGAGGCCGACCCCGTCACCCAGGACATGCTCATCGAGCAGCTGCGCGGGCTGGAGCTCTTCCAGTGGTTCGTCCGCGCCCACCTCGAGTCCGGCGGCGGCCGGCTCAGCACCCGCGGCGCCACCACCGAGACCGGCGCCGCGGGGCAGGCCGCCGAGCAGGCCCGCCACCAGCCCTGA
- a CDS encoding N-acetyltransferase gives MSWLPRDFVHPLHVGIPDGGGHRLRPISGADAPLDYPTVMGSRERLFSIFGPAWGWPSATMSYEANLADLERHAAEIEAHESFNYTVENAERTALKGCVYIDPPEKEGADAEISWWVVDEEVGGALERALDAFVPRWIAEDWPFRRPRFIGRDLTWDEWMKLPDIG, from the coding sequence ATGAGCTGGCTTCCGCGTGACTTCGTCCATCCTCTGCACGTCGGCATTCCCGACGGCGGGGGGCATCGGCTGCGCCCGATCAGTGGCGCGGACGCGCCGCTCGACTACCCGACGGTGATGGGGTCGCGCGAGCGGCTGTTCTCGATCTTCGGGCCCGCGTGGGGCTGGCCGTCGGCCACGATGTCGTACGAGGCGAATCTCGCCGATCTGGAGCGGCACGCCGCGGAGATCGAGGCGCACGAGTCGTTCAACTACACCGTCGAGAACGCCGAGCGCACCGCGCTGAAGGGCTGCGTGTACATCGATCCGCCGGAGAAGGAGGGCGCGGACGCCGAGATCTCCTGGTGGGTGGTGGACGAGGAGGTGGGCGGCGCGCTGGAGCGGGCGCTGGACGCGTTCGTGCCGCGGTGGATCGCCGAGGACTGGCCGTTCCGGCGGCCGCGGTTCATCGGCCGTGACCTGACCTGGGACGAGTGGATGAAGCTTCCGGACATCGGCTGA
- a CDS encoding AraC family transcriptional regulator produces the protein MGLDELRTLLERHARPDATTAIDGVLASRIDRQDPPGPSMSGTVLAVIAQGAKRLALGERVYEYGPGQYLVASVDLPVTGQFLQVDAEHPALGFGLVLEPSAIAELLLQAGPGDLPRAGGVPSAIAVSDAPAALLDAIVRLLRLLDEPRDRAVLAPLLKREILWRLMTGEQGATVRHLGLTDSGLSHVSRAVRWIREHYAQAFRVEDVARMTGMSVSAFHRNFQAVTAMSPIQFQKQIRLQEARLLLATRPGDVTAVGRRVGYDNPSQFSREYRRQFGAPPSRDAARLRDTGGVPAAVAP, from the coding sequence ATGGGCCTGGACGAGCTGCGCACACTGCTGGAGCGGCACGCCCGCCCCGACGCGACCACCGCCATCGACGGCGTCCTCGCATCGAGGATCGACCGCCAGGACCCCCCGGGGCCCTCCATGTCCGGCACGGTCCTCGCCGTCATCGCCCAGGGCGCCAAACGACTCGCCCTCGGCGAGAGGGTCTACGAGTACGGGCCCGGACAGTATCTGGTCGCCTCCGTGGACCTGCCCGTCACCGGACAGTTCCTCCAGGTCGACGCCGAGCACCCGGCACTGGGCTTCGGGCTCGTACTGGAACCGTCCGCCATCGCCGAACTGCTGCTGCAGGCCGGGCCGGGGGACCTGCCGCGGGCCGGCGGCGTTCCGTCCGCGATCGCCGTCAGCGACGCCCCGGCGGCGCTCCTCGACGCGATCGTCCGACTGCTGCGGCTGCTCGACGAACCGCGCGACCGCGCGGTGCTCGCCCCCCTGCTCAAACGGGAGATCCTCTGGCGCCTGATGACCGGCGAGCAGGGCGCGACGGTCCGTCACCTGGGTCTGACCGACAGCGGACTGAGCCATGTCTCGCGGGCGGTGCGCTGGATCCGCGAACACTACGCGCAGGCCTTCCGGGTGGAGGACGTCGCGCGCATGACCGGCATGAGCGTGTCCGCGTTCCACCGCAACTTCCAGGCGGTGACCGCGATGAGTCCCATCCAGTTCCAGAAGCAGATCCGGTTGCAGGAGGCCCGCCTGCTGCTGGCCACCCGCCCGGGTGACGTCACCGCCGTCGGCCGCCGGGTCGGCTACGACAACCCGTCCCAGTTCAGCCGGGAGTACCGGCGCCAGTTCGGCGCGCCTCCCAGCCGCGACGCGGCCCGCCTGCGCGATACGGGAGGCGTCCCCGCGGCGGTCGCGCCCTGA
- a CDS encoding antibiotic biosynthesis monooxygenase, whose amino-acid sequence MIAHYGFQATLSARHGMGEALVDVLLTGLDEGGPAASEHCVVYLVSRSAAAPDVVHVMEGWTGEEDHHRVFAGAAAQAVVARISGLLAGEPVYTDHVPVHGKAAFPAAV is encoded by the coding sequence ATGATCGCGCACTACGGCTTCCAGGCCACCCTGTCCGCCCGGCACGGCATGGGCGAGGCGCTGGTCGACGTGCTCCTGACCGGGCTGGACGAAGGCGGCCCGGCGGCGAGCGAGCACTGCGTCGTCTACCTCGTCTCGCGGTCCGCCGCCGCCCCGGACGTCGTCCACGTCATGGAGGGCTGGACCGGCGAGGAGGACCACCACCGGGTCTTCGCCGGTGCGGCCGCCCAGGCCGTCGTGGCCCGGATCTCCGGGCTGCTGGCCGGTGAGCCCGTGTACACCGACCACGTCCCGGTGCACGGCAAGGCCGCGTTCCCGGCCGCCGTCTGA
- the ctaD gene encoding aa3-type cytochrome oxidase subunit I, with protein MATHTTEPLSPVPAAEGRRGKGRVVVSWLTTTDHKKIGHLYLITSFAFFLVGGLLAMVIRAELARPGLQIVSQEQYNQSFTMHGTIMLLLFATPTFAGFANAIMPLQIGSPDVAFPRLNMLSYWLFALGGLIVLGSFLTPEGAADFGWTAYTPLSGGERTTQLGGDLWIMGLALSGFGTILGAVNFMTTIICMRAPGMTMFRMPIFTWNVLLTSVLVLLAFPVLAAALLALEADRRFGARIFDPSNGGALLWQHLFWFFGHPEVYILALPFFGVVTEILPVFSRKPIFGYMGLVGATITITGLSATVWAHHMFATGAVLLPFFSFMSFLIAVPTGVKFFNWIGTMWKGSLSFEPPMLWAVGFLVTFLFGGLTGVLLASPPMDFHVHDSYFVVAHFHYVVFGTVVFAMFAGFSFWWPKMTGTMLDPRLEKVHFWTLFVGFHTTFLIQHWLGAEGMPRRYADYLAADGFTALNTVSTIGSFLLGLSTLPFLYNVWKTAQKGEKVEVDDPWGYGRSLEWATSCPPPRHNFVTLPRIRSESPAFDLRHPTLAGFDQAENTGQRDVLDPGGHKGDR; from the coding sequence ATGGCGACACACACGACTGAACCGCTTTCTCCGGTACCCGCGGCGGAGGGACGACGAGGGAAAGGGCGTGTGGTCGTCTCGTGGCTGACGACGACCGACCACAAGAAGATCGGGCACCTGTACCTGATCACCTCGTTCGCCTTCTTCCTCGTGGGCGGTCTGCTCGCCATGGTGATCCGGGCCGAACTGGCGCGCCCCGGGCTGCAGATCGTGTCGCAGGAGCAGTACAACCAGTCGTTCACCATGCACGGCACGATCATGCTGCTGCTGTTCGCGACGCCGACCTTCGCGGGTTTCGCCAACGCGATCATGCCGCTGCAGATCGGCTCCCCGGACGTGGCGTTCCCCCGGCTGAACATGCTGTCGTACTGGCTGTTCGCCCTGGGCGGTCTCATCGTCCTGGGCAGTTTCCTCACCCCCGAGGGTGCCGCCGACTTCGGATGGACGGCGTACACCCCGCTCAGCGGCGGTGAACGCACCACCCAACTGGGCGGTGACCTGTGGATCATGGGGCTGGCGCTGTCCGGTTTCGGCACGATCCTCGGTGCCGTGAACTTCATGACCACGATCATCTGCATGCGCGCGCCGGGCATGACGATGTTCCGGATGCCGATCTTCACGTGGAACGTCCTGCTCACCTCGGTGCTGGTGCTGCTGGCGTTCCCGGTGCTCGCGGCGGCGCTGCTCGCCCTGGAGGCGGACCGCAGGTTCGGGGCGCGGATCTTCGACCCGTCCAACGGCGGCGCACTGCTGTGGCAGCACCTGTTCTGGTTCTTCGGCCACCCCGAGGTCTACATCCTGGCGCTGCCGTTCTTCGGTGTGGTCACCGAGATCCTGCCGGTGTTCTCCCGCAAGCCGATCTTCGGATACATGGGCCTCGTGGGAGCGACGATCACCATCACGGGCCTCTCGGCGACGGTGTGGGCGCACCACATGTTCGCCACCGGCGCGGTGCTGCTGCCGTTCTTCTCCTTCATGAGCTTCCTCATCGCGGTACCGACGGGTGTGAAGTTCTTCAACTGGATCGGCACCATGTGGAAGGGATCACTGTCCTTCGAACCCCCGATGCTGTGGGCGGTCGGGTTCCTGGTGACCTTCCTCTTCGGCGGTCTGACGGGTGTTCTGCTCGCCTCACCCCCGATGGACTTCCACGTCCACGACAGCTACTTCGTCGTCGCCCACTTCCACTACGTGGTGTTCGGCACCGTGGTGTTCGCCATGTTCGCCGGATTCAGCTTCTGGTGGCCGAAGATGACCGGCACCATGCTCGATCCCCGGCTGGAGAAGGTGCACTTCTGGACCCTGTTCGTCGGCTTCCACACCACCTTCCTGATCCAGCACTGGCTCGGCGCGGAGGGCATGCCCCGGCGCTACGCCGACTATCTCGCCGCCGACGGGTTCACCGCGCTGAACACGGTCTCCACCATCGGCTCCTTCCTGCTCGGTCTGTCGACCCTGCCGTTCCTGTACAACGTGTGGAAGACGGCGCAGAAGGGCGAGAAGGTCGAGGTCGACGACCCCTGGGGCTACGGCCGTTCGCTGGAGTGGGCCACCTCCTGCCCGCCTCCCCGGCACAACTTCGTCACCCTGCCGCGGATCCGCTCCGAGTCCCCGGCCTTCGACCTGCGCCACCCGACCCTGGCAGGCTTCGACCAGGCGGAGAACACCGGTCAGCGTGACGTTCTCGACCCCGGCGGCCACAAGGGCGACCGCTGA
- a CDS encoding STAS domain-containing protein, translating to MSEPDKTFAVTPRPSASGPYVLEVVGELDHHSAPVLSEAVNEAPFGPLGVVLDLSGLTFCDSTGITVFVTAHRRSQAAGSSLGLAGVSPSQMRVLQMVGLDEVFTFHADVDEAVRAARSPLPEAHC from the coding sequence GTGTCCGAACCGGACAAGACGTTCGCCGTCACCCCCCGCCCCAGCGCCTCGGGCCCGTACGTCCTCGAGGTGGTCGGGGAGCTCGACCACCACTCGGCCCCGGTGCTGTCGGAGGCCGTCAACGAGGCCCCTTTCGGACCGCTGGGGGTGGTGCTCGACCTGTCCGGTCTGACCTTCTGCGACTCGACGGGCATCACGGTGTTCGTGACGGCACACCGGCGGTCGCAGGCGGCGGGGTCGTCGCTCGGTCTGGCCGGGGTCTCTCCTTCCCAGATGCGGGTGCTGCAGATGGTCGGGCTGGACGAGGTCTTCACGTTCCACGCCGATGTCGACGAGGCGGTCCGCGCCGCCCGGTCGCCCCTGCCCGAGGCGCACTGCTGA
- a CDS encoding alpha/beta hydrolase has translation MRSLSGDADYLATLLKTIEGPIVLVGHSYGGAVITNAAAGNPNVESLVYIAGFAPDKGESAFELAAKYPGSRITDDPTAPVPTALNAVPLGGGPTDVDLYLKPEKFSDVFLSDRLEVNRAAALAAAQRPGTVASGNEPTGATAWKDIPSWFLVPTDDRTIGTANLRFMAERAGSTTVEVDGPHAVMETAPDAITDLILQAAHDSSRPALAHTGSAEQLTFLGGAAVLALATGTGLVVLARRRT, from the coding sequence CTGCGCAGCCTCTCCGGCGACGCGGACTACCTGGCCACCCTGCTCAAGACGATCGAGGGTCCGATCGTCCTGGTCGGCCACTCCTACGGCGGCGCCGTCATCACCAACGCCGCGGCAGGCAACCCGAACGTCGAATCCCTCGTCTACATCGCCGGGTTCGCCCCGGACAAGGGCGAGTCCGCGTTCGAGCTGGCGGCCAAGTACCCCGGCAGCCGCATCACGGACGACCCCACGGCTCCCGTGCCCACCGCGCTGAACGCCGTGCCGCTCGGCGGCGGCCCCACCGACGTGGACCTGTACCTCAAGCCCGAGAAGTTCAGCGACGTCTTCCTCAGCGACCGGCTGGAGGTGAACCGGGCCGCAGCCCTGGCCGCCGCCCAGCGGCCCGGAACCGTCGCCAGCGGCAACGAACCGACCGGGGCGACCGCGTGGAAGGACATCCCGTCCTGGTTCCTCGTGCCCACGGACGACCGCACCATCGGCACCGCCAACCTGCGCTTCATGGCGGAGCGGGCCGGGTCCACCACCGTCGAGGTCGACGGGCCGCACGCCGTCATGGAGACCGCTCCTGACGCGATCACGGACCTGATCCTGCAGGCGGCGCACGACTCTTCCCGGCCTGCCCTCGCCCACACGGGCAGCGCCGAGCAGCTCACGTTCCTCGGCGGCGCCGCCGTCCTCGCCCTGGCCACCGGCACGGGCCTCGTCGTCCTCGCCCGCCGCCGCACCTGA
- a CDS encoding ricin-type beta-trefoil lectin domain protein has translation MSGRGQRGTADGTQVQIYACNGSAAQRWTVPADGTLRALGKCLDVSGGGVRTGRGAVVDVQRDCCAGVVGAVGRHGP, from the coding sequence GTGTCTGGACGTGGACAACGCGGGACGGCGGACGGGACGCAGGTGCAGATCTACGCCTGCAACGGGTCGGCGGCGCAGCGGTGGACGGTGCCGGCTGACGGGACGTTGCGGGCGTTGGGGAAGTGTCTGGACGTGTCCGGCGGGGGAGTGCGGACGGGACGAGGTGCAGTTGTGGACGTGCAACGGGACTGCTGCGCAGGTGTGGTCGGCGCAGTCGGACGGCACGGTCCGTAA
- a CDS encoding 3-keto-disaccharide hydrolase, whose amino-acid sequence MGLFWFDREITGDYSLKLDWKLHGDDNSGVFLGFPASDDPWSAVDNGYEIQIDAPTRRPHHTGAVYGFRSADVAARDAALNRRGSGTPTNSVSPRAPGDLPQRPEDQRLHHTDPARSLRQGHIGLQNHGDGDEASFRNVRLQRDGATPAPVPVR is encoded by the coding sequence ATGGGCCTGTTCTGGTTCGACAGGGAGATCACCGGCGACTACTCGCTCAAGCTCGACTGGAAGCTCCACGGCGACGACAACTCGGGTGTCTTCCTGGGCTTCCCGGCGTCCGACGACCCGTGGTCCGCCGTCGACAACGGCTACGAGATTCAGATCGACGCACCGACGCGCCGACCGCACCACACCGGTGCCGTCTACGGTTTCCGATCCGCCGACGTGGCCGCGCGTGACGCCGCTCTCAACCGCCGGGGGAGTGGAACACCTACGAACTCCGTGTCACCGCGAGCGCCTGGAGATCTTCCTCAACGGCCGGAAGATCAACGACTTCACCACACCGACCCGGCGCGCAGCCTGCGTCAGGGCCACATCGGCCTGCAGAACCACGGCGACGGCGACGAGGCGTCCTTCCGCAACGTGCGCCTCCAGCGCGACGGCGCCACCCCGGCCCCCGTGCCGGTGAGGTGA
- a CDS encoding ThuA domain-containing protein, protein MKAALGLIAGAALCLAPQAAAAPATAPLAPAPAARQAAAPAADPAYKILVFSRTAGFRHDSIDEGVTALRDLGAANNFTVTATEDPAAFTTVNLAQYRAVVFLSTTGDVLGPAQESAFEQYLGSGGGYVGIHAAPTPSTTGRSTKAWPAPCSSRIPRSSPPPSRSRTGRTTPPAHLGRTWQRTDEWYNYRTNPRTTAHVLASLDESSYSGGTMPADHPIAWCKDYAGGRAFYTGGGHTAESYADPAFRRHLLGGIRWAAAPPRPTAARDRLHPLFDGAGTTGWKQAGRVASP, encoded by the coding sequence TTGAAAGCAGCACTCGGCCTGATCGCCGGCGCCGCGCTCTGCCTGGCGCCCCAGGCCGCCGCGGCCCCCGCCACCGCGCCCCTCGCCCCCGCGCCCGCTGCGCGGCAAGCGGCGGCCCCGGCGGCCGACCCCGCGTACAAGATCCTCGTCTTCTCCCGGACGGCGGGCTTCCGCCACGACTCCATCGACGAGGGCGTCACGGCGCTGCGCGACCTGGGCGCGGCGAACAACTTCACCGTGACGGCCACCGAGGACCCGGCCGCCTTCACCACCGTCAACCTGGCGCAGTACCGGGCCGTGGTGTTCCTGTCCACCACGGGCGACGTCCTCGGTCCCGCCCAGGAGTCCGCGTTCGAGCAGTACCTGGGCTCCGGCGGCGGTTACGTCGGCATCCACGCCGCGCCGACACCGAGTACGACTGGCCGTTCTACGAAGGCCTGGCCGGCGCCCTGTTCCAGTCGCATCCCGCGATCCAGCCCGCCACCGTCAAGGTCGAGGACCGGGCGCACGACGCCACCCGCGCACCTCGGCCGCACCTGGCAGCGCACCGACGAGTGGTACAACTACCGGACCAACCCGCGCACCACCGCCCACGTCCTGGCCTCCCTGGACGAGTCCAGCTACTCGGGCGGCACGATGCCCGCGGACCACCCGATCGCCTGGTGCAAGGACTACGCGGGAGGCCGCGCCTTCTACACCGGCGGCGGACACACGGCGGAGTCCTACGCGGACCCGGCCTTCCGCCGGCATCTGCTCGGCGGCATCCGCTGGGCCGCGGCACCACCCAGGCCGACTGCCGCCCGAGACCGGCTACACCCCCTGTTCGACGGCGCCGGCACCACGGGCTGGAAGCAGGCGGGCCGGGTGGCTTCACCCTGA